acatacatatgcacgtaaacatatacacataaccacatgtatacatacatatgcacataaacatatagacacacccacatgtatacatgcatatgcacgtaaacatacacatacccacatgtatacatgcatatgcacgtaaacatatacacatacccacatgtatacatacatatgcacatatacacaaacccacctgtatacatacatatgcacgtaaacatacacatacccacatgtatacatgcatatgcacgtaaacatatacacatacccacatgtatacatacatatgcacatatacacaaacccacctgtatacatacatatgcacataaacatatgcacatacccacatgtatacatacatatgcacctacccacctgtatacatacatatgcacatatacacaaacccacctgtatacatacatatgcacgtaaacatacacatacccacatgtatacatgcatatgcacgtaaacatatacacatacccacatgtatacatacatatgcacatatacacaaacccacctgtatacatacatatgcacataaacatatgcacatacccacatgtatacatacatatgcacctacccacctgtatacatacatatgcacatatacacaaacccacctgaatacatacatatgcacataaacacacacacacacacacacacatgtatacatacatatgcacataaacacacaccacctgtatacatacatatgcacgtaaacatacacatacccacatgtatacatgcatatgcacgtaaacatatacacatacccacctgtatacatacatacatgcacgtaaacatacacacatgtatacatacatatgcacataaacacacacacacaccacctgtatacatacatatgcacgtaagcatacacacccacatgtatacatgcatatgcacgtaaacatacacatacccacatgtatacatacatatatgcacgtaaacatacacatacccacatgtatacatacatatgcagatacccacctgtatacatacatatgcacatatacacaaacccacctgtatacatacatatgcacataaacacacacacatgtatacatacatatgcgcataaacacacaccacctgtatacatatgcacgtaaacatacacacccacatgtatacatgcatatgcacgtaaacatacacatacccacctgtatacatacatatgcacatacccacctgtatacatacatatgcacatatacacaaacccacctgtataaatacatatgcacataaacacacaccacctgtatacatacatatgcacgtaaacatacacatacccacatgtatgcatacatatgcacataaacatagacatacccacctgtatacatacatatgcacataaacatacacacatgtatacataaacatacccacctgtatacatacatatgcacgtaaacatacacatacccacatgtatacatgcatatgcacgtaaacatatacacatacccacctgtatgcatacatatgcacataaacatagacatacccacctgtatacatacatatgcacatatacacaaacccacctgtatacatacatatgcacataaacatacacacatgtatacataaacatacccacatgtatacatacatatgcacaaacatacccaccaataaacatacatatgcacattcacatagatacatacatatgcacgtaaacatatacacataaccacatgtatacatacatatgcacataaacatatagacatacccacatgtatacatacatatgcacatacccacctgtatacatacatatgcatatacacacaccacctgtatacatacatatgcacgtaaacatacacatacccacctgtgtacatacatatatgcacgtaaacatacacatacccacatgtatacatacatatgcacatatacacaaacccacctgtatacatacatatgcacgtaaacatatagacatacccacctgtatacatacatatgcacctacccacctgtatacatacatatgcacataaacatacacacatgtatacatacatatgcacagaaacacacacacatgtatacatacatatgcacataaacacacaccacctgtatacatacatatgcacgtaaacatacacatacccacatgtatacatgcatatgcacgtaaacatatacacatacccacctgtatgcatacatatgcacataaacatagacatacccacctgtatacatacatatgcacatatacacaaacccacctgtatacatacatatgcacataaacatacacacatgtatacataaacatacccacatgtatacatacatatgcacaaacatacccaccaataaacatacatatgcacattcacatagatacatacatatgcacgtaaacatatacacataaccacatgtatacatacatatgcacataaacatatagacatacccacatgtatacatacatatgcacatacccacctgtatacatacatatgcatatacacacaccacctgtatacatacatatgcacgtaaacatacacatacccacctgtgtacatacatatatgcacgtaaacatacacatacccacatgtatacatacatatgcacatacccacctgtatacatacatatgcacatatacacaaacccacctgtatacatacatatgcacatacacatacacacatgtatacatacatatgcacatacacacatgtatacaaagatatgcacataaacacacaccacctgtatacatacatatgcacgtaaacatacacacccaaatgtatacatgcatatgcacgtaaacatatacacatacccacctgtatacatacatatatgcacgtaaacatacacatacccacatgtatacatacatatgctcatacccacctgtatacatacatatgcacatatacacaaacccacctgtatacatacatatgcacatacacatacacacatgtatacatacatatgcacatacacacatgtatacaaagatatgcacataaacacacaccacctgtatacatacatatgcacgtaaacatacacacccaaatgtatacatgcatatgcacgtaaacatatacacatacccacctgtatacatacatatatgcacgtaaacatacacatacccacatgtatacatacatatgctcatacccacctgtatacatacatatgcacatatacacaaacccacctgtatacatacatatgcacataaacacacaccacacttatgcacgtaaacatacacatacccacatgtatacatgcatatgcacgcatacatgcatatgcacgtaaacatatacacatacccacctgtatgcatacatatgcacataaacatagacatacccacctgtatacatacatatgcacatatacacaaacccacctgtatacatacatatgcacataaacatacacacatgtatacataaacatacccacatgaatacatacatatgcacaaacatacccaccaataaacatacatatgcaaaatcacatatatacatacatacacattacctaaaactgggaaagactccttactgcattaggctttaaactttaccccttttttagcatctctggacatcttacaaatacttactgcgccctcgctgccaggaagctcccatggaagccggcctccccggtgtgtttctgttggttataagaggataagatgggctcctcctggacccgtttccacttgaaaaaGGCTCCACGTGGCATCCTGcgcttactggtttttcctggcatcaccactcagccctggtagcatctgctgtaccggattatgaagcccatgtaagtgcgacatgcgttctcttcacttctgacaggaatctagaacagcgtccatgtcctgctgcgcagcaactaaatcaggggctgtgtaagtcctcagtagccattcaaatcttcagacctcctccctgccggatcctggttgaagaggaagctactagaaacttccacctctgcttatataccttctacatggctgtaaacatgaccaatgaatgagaaggaatcaaagcatccctgcataggccaaccatcctatcccccttttctcattggtccaagaaggcccaatcctgggaagtagaaatacacagaaatacatcagtcactcaggctttataactgaaataaactttaaaacatcattaaattcaaagtgctataaagttaaccatgcttaaaaaaatgacatattaccatatttgctcgattataagatgacccccccaaaatctgaatattagtttaggaaaaaagaaaaaggctgaatgtaagatgaccctgtaggaaaaaagtgttcctagtaaatgttaattcatgtaaactattttttttaataaaatctatgattgagaaaaaaattttgtttttatttccttttatttttcaacccgccccgttatgcacatctgcacccaggcttcccactcctatatgtcactgtgccccatgatatgccttttagccctctatatgcaacataacatacacacatacccacctgtatacatacgcacataaacagacatacccacctgtatacatacatatgcagataaacatatgcacatacccacctgtatacatacatatgcacatacccacctgtatacatacatatgcacataaacatatacacatagccACCTGTATACacatgtacataaaacatatacccacttgtatacatacgtaagcatataaacatacccacctgtatacatccatctgcacatacacatatatacatacatacacatgacctaaaactgggaaagaccccttactgcattattctttaaactttaccccttttttagcatctctggacatcttacaaatacttactgcgccctcgctgccaggaagctcccatggaagccggcctccccggtgtgtttctgttggttataagaggataagatgggctcctcctggacccgtttccacttgaagaaggctccgcgtggcatcctgcgcttactggtttttcctggcatcaccactcagccctggtagcatctgctgtaccggatcatgaagcccatgtaagtgcgacatgcgttctcttcacttctgacaggaatccagaacagcgtccatgtcctgctgcgcagcaactaaatcaggggctgtgtaagtcctcagtagccattcaaatcttcagacccgagaactactctctgccggatcctggttgtagaggaagctactagaaacttccacctctgcttatataccttctacatggctgtaaacatgaccaatgaatgagaaggaatcaaagcatccctgcataggccaaccatcctatcccccttttctcattggtccaagaaggcccaatcctgggaagcagtctattatctgatgtgtagaaatacatcagtcactcaggctttataactgaaataaactttaaaacatcattaaattcaaagtgctataaagttaaccatgcttaaaaaaatgacatattgccgtatttgctcgattataagatgaccccccaaaatctgaatattagtttaggaaaaaaagaaaaagcctgaatgtaagacgaccctgtaggaaaaaagttttcctagtaaatgttaattcatgtaaactatgtaaacctttttttttttcaataaaatctatgtttgagaacaatattttttttgtgtttatttccttttattttccaacctgccctccagttatgaacatctgcccccaggcttgccactcctatatggcactgtggcccatgatatgccttttaagcctccaaatgccactgtgccccatgatatgccttttaaccctctatatgctactgtgccccatgatatgccttttgaccccttatgtgccactcttcctccagaaatgccttatacccctatatgccactctggcatttaggggtttgaaaggcatattatggggcagagtggcatatagggaggtataaggtatttcaggaggcagagtggtgtatagagggttaaaaggcatctctggaggcagagaggcattaagggggttaaaggcatcatagagcactctgcctacagaaatgctttatgccccccatttaacccccacacacacacacacttaacggtgcttccgattccctgctgtgtagtcgctgcagcgggtagacgtctacgcaattcgcaacttccgctgcagccggaaggagatgcggttagcagcgggggttgtctgcgtccatagcgCAGGTTGTCTGCCTGTAGTACCATAACACAAAGAcctgtatacaaaaatattggttttatctAATATTGTCCCATTATACccccttttatctgcagaccgacattgccagtcatgtgatatttagggTGCCTTCCCTGCTCAAGCAACACACTGAGCTGACTCCTAGAGCCACGATAATGGAATCCTTTTTTCCCACAGGCTATATTAGTCAGAGCTCCAGAGCTGAGTGATTGAGACAGAGCCATTCTAACGTTTACCACGGGCAGTATTATAGAGGAACAGGCTGTTTGTTTAGTAGACCAGACAAAAACGACAGACCAAGGACGGATAAACTGATACTagcaacaaaaatgtgtttaacaATCTGCAGAAGCAGAAATATTTAAACCTATCAAGGGGGGCTCTATGATCTCACctcaaaaaatcttctttcaaTTTCAGGGTTTTTCCCAGTGGTTCTTTGTTCGTAACAGCACAGGATACAAGTCTCCAGGCTACAGAGATCTTTAAGGGTCTTCAGCAGCAGACACAAGGACtgtattaataacaaaaataaacaggtttACATGTGTTGATAATGACAGAATTTCAATATACCTGGTGAGatcatgaaataaaattgaTGTAAGTCTTTGATTGGTCCATTGGTGAGACAGAGTTAAGTCCAAGACTTATGTCTTTATCCCTACTCCCCTAGCATACCGCCCAGTGgcccttacaatacatatacagattTTATACATTACCCTAATGAGGGAACTACTCACAGGACggacataataaacatatagcAAATAACATTCAGGGGTGTCACAGCACCAAGGTGGGCACATATGATACACACTATTCTAATACCTGAACCAGCCTGATTGCAGCAGGTTAATGCAgtaagaacatttaaacatgaGTCCCATAGGTATAGGCCTACCCAAAACCAAGATCAAGAATTGAGTCTTTAACACCAGGaggggaccccccccccaaaaaaaacccccagcagattagatgggctaaatggaACATATCTGCCATCACATTTCCATTTTAGACAAGATCTCTTTTGAGCCATGTAATAAATACGGAAGCACCCGCACCTCTTCATAGTATATGCAGTCCGCCATCAAAATGTAGTTAGGTGAAGGCAGGAACTCTGTGACATCCTCAcccctgaaaaagaaaacatatcccCAAGTATTAACAAcatgattaattatttaaaggcgAATCATATCCTAGTAAAGAGAACCTATTGCCACCAAGCCGAGATATACAAACCATTTTAGTACCTTCGCTCGGCAGCTACCGGTGATTAGATCCTTGTTGCTTTCAATGTTCACGTTCATCAAGTCCTTCAAGTCTTCAAGGTCCGTCAACGTGACGTCTGCcctgtacagaaaataaattgtacTTAGAATGAAAGAATAGTCGTGCCAAGTAAAAGATCAAAAGCATAGAATCATCAATGGATATTTTGgagctaaaaggaaaaaaaaaatctgcttttagAATATTATCATGGCGGGTGGGAAATGGGCAGCAGCGTCCGATATTCTGAGTACATACAAAACAGGGGCATCCGTGAGGAAAGAGGGAAGCAGGAATTTCGGGACACTTGGTAGGTATGCGTTGGAAGTCATGCTGTAGTGTTTTATAAGGGAGCaggccatattttttatgtactgaatgaatctataaatgtatatcCACGTACACACAGGCACCTATATAACCTATATGTATTGATTATGCCaagttaatgaaaaaacataacttggtttctttttttttttcaaaatccaaagtttattgggtttttcaaaattttataCAGGATGGGGGAAGGAAGGGTACAGAAGGCAAAAAAGGGgggaagggggaaaggggaaagGGACAAAGGCAAAGGAAGTAATACAGCCATTGCAATATAACATGCCAACAAGACACAGTGTATAAAATGAGCAAACCTGATCGAATAAAACACAAAGGATACAGGTGAAACAAACATGGCCAGGCGCCCATCCAAGCATCAACGATACAAAGAGGCGAAAAGAAACATACACCCCACACGAAGGAGGCAATCATGGAGTGCGCCTACCCAAGAAGGAGAGCCAGTGGAACCAGGTAGCGGTGTAAGCCTCCCTCTGTTTGAGAGAAGTGGCAGAAAGGTCCTCAATCACCCTGATGTCCTCTACCTTGGACATCCAGGCATGGAGCGTCGGAGGATGGACCGACTTCCAATTTAGAGGGATAAGGCATCTCGCCGCATCAAGCAAATGACGAACGACCGATTTCTTATAACGCGAGACAGGGAGCGACGTGTGATGCAAAAGCATGGACAGCGCCTGGTAAGGCGGGGGTGAGTCAGTAAGCTCTGTAATAACCCGGTATACCTCCTTCCAAAACACCTGTAACACGGGGCAGGCCCACCAGATGTGAAGCATGGTACCAACATCACGGCCGCACCGCCAACAGCAGACGGAGGCAGTCGGGAACATGGCGTGTAACCTCTCAGGTGTGCGGTACCAGAGGGACAGGATTTTATAATTAGTCTCTTGTACCTTGGTGGCTCTAGAACTCTGATGGGTGAGGGAGAATATCTTGGTCCAGTCAGCGTCGGAGAGTCGTACGTCACACACAGATTCCCACGTCAGGCAAAATGAAGGGGGCGAGTCCGACAACCCAGACAGCAGCAATGAATAGAGCAAGGAGATAGCCCCCGC
This sequence is a window from Spea bombifrons isolate aSpeBom1 chromosome 2, aSpeBom1.2.pri, whole genome shotgun sequence. Protein-coding genes within it:
- the LOC128474872 gene encoding protein N-lysine methyltransferase METTL21D-like — encoded protein: MFLRKLERSDGTVLAIQQLSSGDVGCVVWDAVIVLSKFLEGEEFVGPGFHKLRGRSVLELGSGTGIVGIMAATLGADVTLTDLEDLKDLMNVNIESNKDLITGSCRAKVLKWGEDVTEFLPSPNYILMADCIYYEESLCLLLKTLKDLCSLETCILCCYEQRTTGKNPEIERRFFEVRS